The sequence AATAACATGGCCGAGACTTCGATTGCCCGACCAATGATATTTGAGTGTATACTCGTAGGCTTCTTGAAGCGTCCATTTTGTTGTTTTCTTAATCTTACCCGATATTCTGGTGTGTTTCTTATTTTTAATATGCGAAAGGTTCAAATCTAACTCTGGCTGGCCGAATGAATCGCAGATGACCTTAAAGCGCCATTTGATTGCATCTATTAGGTCAGCAAACGTCGCCCAGTGGCGATGTTGATCGATATTAATGTTTGCTTGGAATTTTCCGTTTTTTATTCGTATGCCTTTGGGGAGTGCCCCCTCATCAAGTCGTGTTAGATTTTTTTGTTCACGCTCGACCAGTCTTATAAATTGGGGATCCATTAGGATTTTAGCGTGTTGATTTTTAGAACATTCTTTTCGATCATCAACTTCATTTTTTTGGAGTATTTCGCGTGTGAATTCCCTTGAAGAAATCGCATCTTCCAAGGTCGCACATGTGCAATTAACCCGCTTCCCATTGACCATTATTCTATATTGGTAGCCTTTGCCCCATTTTCTGATTCCTAGTGGAAGTTTTTTTGTCATGATACTCTCCTGATTTGGAGTATAGTATCACAAAAATATTCTTTTTTTAAAGCATGTTATCATATCCATTCGTGGTTGTATTTTGAACGAGTTACAGTTGCAAAATCTTTAAGCAATAAACGAAATTGATGCCAAGAATGGATGCGTTAATCTATCCAACATGGATTATGCAGATGCTCTAGATCGAGCATTTCATGGAAATCGATCTTGGCGACGACTTCATTCAGTAGCGTATCAACGGGGTAGTTCCCTTCATATCCTGCCGTTACATCGTCAAACTCGCCTTGCTCATGCCCGACGACCTCTTTGACTTTGTACCTTGCCAGATCAAGTAGCTTTGCCCTGGTAATGAAGGTATGCCGGAAAGAGTGGAAGGTGACATCGCTTACGCCTTCCTGAGCTCCAACATTCTGCTTGCGCCTGAATCGAGTGAACCATTTTGACGCCGCATGGGAATACTTGCCTTTCACGTCTGGCGGTAGATCGTTGAAAAGACGTTTGGTTGTTCTTCTTCGTTTCGAGTCGACAAAAGCCAAGAATCCAAGATCATGGGCAAGATATGGATGGATCGGAACCAGGCGTTTACCTGCTTCCGTCTTTACGTGCTTATCCCTGCCTTGATCGTTTATGTCCAAGATCCAGACACCGGACTCCTCACGAATATCAGCCATTGAGAGCTGGCAGAGCTCTTCTAAACGAGCGCCAGTAAAAAGGCCGAGAAGAGGAAGCCAGTACTGCCAGTCCTTTCGGAGATTACGGCGTTTGTATGTGTCGGGGCTGAAAAGTCGTTTCAGCTCATCTTCGTTGAAAGCCCTGCGTTGGGATTTTGCTGCAGCCTTGCCTCCAGGGACTTCGAGAACCTTGTTCAGAGGTTTGGCCTTGTCGATGAATCCTTCAAGCTCACACCAGTTAAGGAATGAGCGTATGGCAGTGAAGCGTGTTTCGAGAGACTTCGGCTTGTAAAGATCCTTTTCTGGGATACTCATCCGTAGCAATTCATGCAGAGTTTTATCCTTGTACCGTTTAATCCTTGCTCCAGGCAGTTTCTGGATCTTTTTCCAGTAGCCTTTCATGTGGTCGCGTGACAATTCACTCATGGTCAATTGGGCATTACCCATTTTGACCAGCTCAGCGAATTGCTTCAATTGTGGCGGTATATCCTTGCGACTTGCAGCACCCCACGGATTGGGACCTTCCGTCTTGAATTCGATGTACTTGTCGATTGCTTCGAGGATTGTTGGGGATGGTGGAGGCGTTGGAGCAGTCGGTTGCATGATTTGAGACTGCTCTTGCCCTTGGAGGATTCCTACAAAGCCTGTTTTACGAGCTGCATTCAGAAATCTTGCTTCGACTTCAAGCAGGGCAGCGCAGAATTCACGGTATTCTTTGGAGTCCTTTTCAATATCTATTTCTTCACGATCCAGTAGCGCTGAGGCTCTACCTTCAACCTTCTTGAGGTTGCTACATTCAAGAGCTTCTTGGGCGTCTGTGGCAAGGATTGTGAGCTGTTCATTGCGCTTGTCCAGCTCGTCTAACTCCCATGAACGGGAGAGGCGGTATTCACGTTCTTCTTCGAGCGCCTCATCGAGCCATTGCTGAGCGATGCGGCGTATGGTTTCACGACTCAATCTACCAGACATGACATCATCCCTCCTTTTACGAAATTCATCAAATATCGCATGCGAGGTAGTGACCAGTCTTATAACCTTAGGCCGCGCTTCTCTCAAGTATCTGGTTTTGAGCGACTTCTTGAATTCTTGCATGCCCATGACCGGGCGCAAATCGCTTGGAATTCGAAGTCGAAAATAGAGGCCATTTCGATGGCTGGTGAGGTAGGATGGGGCAGAAAAAGACATTGGACAATCCTCCTTGTGTGTACCCGTTTTGTGTACCCACGGCTCTGACGAGCGCTTTTTGGAAGAATGTCCAATGTTTTTAAATGCTTGGCGGAGAGGGTGGGATTCGAACCCACGTACGGGCTATTAACCCGTAACTCGATTTCGAGTCGAGCGCGTTACGGCCGGACTTCGCTACCTCTCCGCATTGAGTTGGTGATTATGTCACCAACGAAACAGGATGTATAATCATTCATTTCGTAAGGTGCAACCATTTTTCGCGGTGATTCCGAGATTGATGAGGAACAAGGAAGAGGGGGGACTCGGTGAAATGTCAGCTCAGTGGTTGCCGCAATTGTGATGATCGCACAAGATCGGCTGATCCTCAACCTTTCCGGCAAGGTATGCCGATGCAAGTTCAAAAACGGGGCCACGGCAGCCGCGGATAACCTGGATGCCGTTTTGCGAAAGCACGTTTACCGCACCTTGGCCGA is a genomic window of Paucidesulfovibrio gracilis DSM 16080 containing:
- a CDS encoding site-specific integrase, producing MSFSAPSYLTSHRNGLYFRLRIPSDLRPVMGMQEFKKSLKTRYLREARPKVIRLVTTSHAIFDEFRKRRDDVMSGRLSRETIRRIAQQWLDEALEEEREYRLSRSWELDELDKRNEQLTILATDAQEALECSNLKKVEGRASALLDREEIDIEKDSKEYREFCAALLEVEARFLNAARKTGFVGILQGQEQSQIMQPTAPTPPPSPTILEAIDKYIEFKTEGPNPWGAASRKDIPPQLKQFAELVKMGNAQLTMSELSRDHMKGYWKKIQKLPGARIKRYKDKTLHELLRMSIPEKDLYKPKSLETRFTAIRSFLNWCELEGFIDKAKPLNKVLEVPGGKAAAKSQRRAFNEDELKRLFSPDTYKRRNLRKDWQYWLPLLGLFTGARLEELCQLSMADIREESGVWILDINDQGRDKHVKTEAGKRLVPIHPYLAHDLGFLAFVDSKRRRTTKRLFNDLPPDVKGKYSHAASKWFTRFRRKQNVGAQEGVSDVTFHSFRHTFITRAKLLDLARYKVKEVVGHEQGEFDDVTAGYEGNYPVDTLLNEVVAKIDFHEMLDLEHLHNPCWID